The following proteins are encoded in a genomic region of Triticum dicoccoides isolate Atlit2015 ecotype Zavitan chromosome 1B, WEW_v2.0, whole genome shotgun sequence:
- the LOC119322186 gene encoding tetraspanin-6-like isoform X2, with the protein MDGMYYPQRFSNMMIGYLNLATLLASIPVIGAGLWLAKGSTTTCSSMLQTPLLIIGFIVLLISLAGFVGACFHVAWALWLYLFAVILLIGMLLGLTMFGFAVTAGGGGTQVQGRPYREYHISDYSSWLQKHMQDIKYWKPALACVVGSKACPKIANWTPMDYLQHDLTPIQSGCCKPPTSCAYSGGMPVGAQDEDCYQWNNAPNILCYQCNSCKAGVMEQVRQDWHKISVLNVIVLVFLICICACGCCAFRNARRSVSEYPYGVAMVPR; encoded by the exons ATGGACGGCATGTACTACCCTCAGCGTTTCAGCAACATGATGATCGGCTACCTCAACCTGGCCACGCTCCTGGCCTCCATCCCGGTCATCGGGGCGGGGCTCTGGTTGGCCAAGGGCTCCACGACGACGTGCTCGTCCATGCTGCAGACGCCGCTGCTCATCATCGGCTTCATCGTGCTCCTCATCTCCCTCGCCGGCTTCGTGGGCGCCTGCTTCCACGTCGCCTGGGCGCTGTGGCTCTACCTCTTCGCCGTGATACTCCTCATCGGCATGCTGCTCGGGCTCACCATGTTCGGGTTCGCCGtcacggcgggaggcggcggcacgCAGGTGCAGGGGAGGCCGTACAGGGAGTACCACATCTCGGACTACTCCTCGTGGCTCCAGAAGCATATGCAGGACATCAAGTACTGGAAGCCCGCGCTGGCCTGCGTCGTCGGGTCCAAGGCCTGCCCCAAGATCGCCAACTGGACTCCCATGGATTACCTCCAGCATGATCTCACGCCAATACAG TCTGGGTGCTGCAAGCCGCCAACATCATGCGCATACAGTGGGGGGATGCCGGTCGGAGCGCAGGATGAGGACTGCTACCAGTGGAACAATGCCCCAAACATCCTATGCTACCAGTGTAACTCGTGCAAGGCCGGCGTGATGGAGCAGGTGCGCCAGGACTGGCACAAGATCTCCGTGCTAAACGTCATCGTGCTCGTCTTCCTCATCTGCATCTGCGCCTGCGGGTGCTGCGCCTTCAGAAACGCCCGCCGCTCTGTCTCCGAGTACCCATACGGG GTGGCGATGGTTCCGCGATAG
- the LOC119322180 gene encoding protein Rf1, mitochondrial-like: protein MSSIHLRHCSTMPMPRVCLRRRLSSSFSSSFSNCTSPPSPPWSPHAAFAAATERVRAGTLSPQDAHHLFDVLFQQATRVPERSLDGFLAALGGAASSEACRDGPALALALFNRIFREEAGMRVAPPTIFTYGILMNCCCRVRRPDLGLAFFGRILRAGLKTNQIAANTVIKCLCCAKHTDEAVNMLLHRMSDLGCVPDDFSYNTVLKSLCEDGRSLQALDLLLQMVSKEGGACSPDTVAYSTVIHGFLKEGKVDKACNLFNEMMRQGVVPDVVTYSSIIDALCKAGAMHKAELFLRQMVHNGVRPDEVTYTSMIHGYSTLGRLKEVRKIFREMTSRGLIPDIVTWNSFMDSLCKHGRTKEAAKVFFSMAAKGNKPNIVSYTILLHGYANEGSFADMMSLFNSMKGGGIVANCKVFNILIGAYAKRGLIDEAMLILTEMRGQGLSPDVVTYSTLISALWRMGKLTDAMDRFSQMVVGTGVQPDTVVYHSLVQFLCTHGDLVKAKELISEMMDKGIARPNTALFSSIMDSLRNEGRVIDAHHIFDLVIDIGEKPDSSMFSTLIDGYCLVGEMDKACGVLDAMVSAGIEPNVITYSTLVSRYCKRGRIANGLILFRQMLHKKVKPTTVTYETILNGLFRAGRTADAKKIFDEMIESGIMVSISTYNIILGGLCRNNCADEAIVLFQKLRAMNVKFNITTLNTIINALYKVERREEANDLFAALPASGLVPNASTYGVMVQNLLKEGAVEEADSMFSSMEKSGCAPSSRLINDVIRTLLEKGEIVKAGKYMSKVDGKSISLEASTSSLLLSLFSGNGKYRKQLQLLPAKYQFFKGIS from the coding sequence ATGTCCAGCATCCACCTCCGCCACTGCTCCACTATGCCCATGCCCCGCGtctgcctccgccgccgcctctcctcctccttctcctcctccttctccaactGCACCTCGCCGCCCTCACCACCCTGGTCTCCCCACGCAGCCTTTGCCGCGGCCACAGAGCGCGTACGAGCCGGGACGCTCAGCCCGCAAGACGCACACCACCTGTTCGACGTATTGTTTCAGCAGGCCACTCGGGTCCCCGAGCGCTCCCTTGATGGATTCCTTGCCGCCCTCGGCGGTGCTGCGTCCTCTGAAGCCTGCAGAGACGGccccgccctcgccctcgcccttttCAACCGTATCTTCCGAGAAGAAGCCGGCATGCGGGTGGCGCCGCCCACCATCTTCACTTATGGCATCCTCATGAACTGCTGCTGCCGCGTACGTCGTCCGGACCTAGGGCTTGCCTTCTTTGGGCGCATCCTTAGGGCGGGCCTGAAGACAAACCAGATCGCGGCCAACACGGTCATCAAGTGCCTCTGCTGCGCAAAACATACTGACGAGGCTGTCAATATGCTGCTTCATAGGATGTCCGACCTAGGCTGTGTGCCTGATGACTTCTCATACAACACAGTTCTGAAGAGCTTGTGTGAAGACGGCAGGAGCTTGCAGGCGCTTGACCTACTGCTCCAGATGGTGTCCAAGGAAGGAGGTGCCTGCTCCCCTGACACGGTGGCATATAGCACGGTCATCCACGGCTTCTTGAAGGAAGGCAAAGTAGACAAGGCATGCAATCTATTCAATGAAATGATGCGGCAAGGGGTTGTGCCTGATGTTGTGACGTATAGCTCGATTATCGATGCATTGTGCAAAGCCGGAGCAATGCACAAGGCAGAGTTGTTCCTTCGGCAGATGGTTCATAACGGTGTTCGACCGGATGAGGTGACATATACTAGCATGATCCATGGATATTCCACTTTGGGCCGGCTGAAAGAGGTGCGTAAAATTTTCAGAGAAATGACAAGCCGTGGTCTTATACCAGATATTGTCACTTGGAACTCGTTCATGGACTCCCTTTGCAAGCATGGAAGAACCAAAGAAGCTGCAAAGGTTTTCTTTTCCATGGCTGCAAAGGGCAACAAGCCTAATATTGTCTCCTACACTATTCTTCTTCATGGGTATGCCAATGAAGGAAGCTTTGCTGATATGATGAGTCTCTTCAATTCAATGAAAGGCGGTGGCATTGTAGCCAACTGCAAAGTTTTCAACATATTAATTGGTGCATATGCTAAACGAGGGCTGATAGATGAAGCTATGCTCATACTTACTGAAATGCGGGGACAAGGACTGAGTCCGGATGTAGTCACCTATTCAACTCTAATATCTGCACTTTGGAGAATGGGTAAGCTGACTGATGCTATGGATAGGTTCAGTCAGATGGTTGTTGGTACGGGAGTACAGCCGGACACAGTTGTTTATCACTCCCTAGTTCAGTTCTTATGTACACATGGTGATTTGGTGAAAGCGAAGGAGTTGATTTCTGAAATGATGGATAAAGGTATTGCTCGTCCAAACACTGCACTCTTCAGTTCAATAATGGACAGTCTACGCAATGAAGGAAGGGTTATAGATGCACACCATATCTTTGACTTGGTTATAGACATAGGTGAGAAACCTGATAGCAGTATGTTTAGTACGCTGATTGACGGATATTGCTTAGTCGGTGAGATGGACAAAGCATGTGGAGTACTTGATGCCATGGTATCAGCTGGCATTGAGCCTAATGTCATTACGTATAGCACACTTGTCAGTAGATATTGTAAACGTGGAAGGATCGCTAATGGGTTGATTCTGTTCAGACAAATGTTGCATAAGAAAGTTAAACCTACAACTGTTACATATGAAACCATACTGAATGGATTATTTCGTGCTGGGAGAACTGCTGATGCGAAGAAAATCTTCGATGAGATGATCGAAAGTGGAATAATGGTGAGCATTTCTACATATAATATAATTCTTGGAGGACTTTGTAGAAATAATTGCGCAGATGAAGCGATTGTCCTATTCCAGAAATTACGTGCAATGAATGTGAAGTTCAATATCACAACACTCAATACCATCATTAATGCATTGTACAAGGTTGAAAGAAGAGAAGAAGCTAATGATTTGTTTGCTGCATTACCAGCCAGCGGGTTGGTGCCTAATGCTTCCACTTACGGAGTAATGGTACAAAATCTTCTAAAAGAAGGAGCAGTGGAGGAAGCTGACAGTATGTTCTCATCAATGGAGAAGAGTGGCTGTGCTCCTAGCTCTCGTCTTATAAATGATGTCATCAGAACTCTATTGGAAAAGGGGGAGATAGTCAAGGCCGGAAAATATATGTCTAAAGTTGATGGGAAGAGCATCTCACTTGAAGCTTCAACTAGTTCGTTGTTGTTGTCTCTCTTTTCAGGGAATGGGAAATATCGGAAACAACTACAATTGCTCCCTGCAAAGTACCAATTTTTTAAAGGAATCAGTTGA
- the LOC119322186 gene encoding tetraspanin-6-like isoform X1, with product MDGMYYPQRFSNMMIGYLNLATLLASIPVIGAGLWLAKGSTTTCSSMLQTPLLIIGFIVLLISLAGFVGACFHVAWALWLYLFAVILLIGMLLGLTMFGFAVTAGGGGTQVQGRPYREYHISDYSSWLQKHMQDIKYWKPALACVVGSKACPKIANWTPMDYLQHDLTPIQSGCCKPPTSCAYSGGMPVGAQDEDCYQWNNAPNILCYQCNSCKAGVMEQVRQDWHKISVLNVIVLVFLICICACGCCAFRNARRSVSEYPYGVNRMSKINPRWDYYWWRWFRDRREQMY from the exons ATGGACGGCATGTACTACCCTCAGCGTTTCAGCAACATGATGATCGGCTACCTCAACCTGGCCACGCTCCTGGCCTCCATCCCGGTCATCGGGGCGGGGCTCTGGTTGGCCAAGGGCTCCACGACGACGTGCTCGTCCATGCTGCAGACGCCGCTGCTCATCATCGGCTTCATCGTGCTCCTCATCTCCCTCGCCGGCTTCGTGGGCGCCTGCTTCCACGTCGCCTGGGCGCTGTGGCTCTACCTCTTCGCCGTGATACTCCTCATCGGCATGCTGCTCGGGCTCACCATGTTCGGGTTCGCCGtcacggcgggaggcggcggcacgCAGGTGCAGGGGAGGCCGTACAGGGAGTACCACATCTCGGACTACTCCTCGTGGCTCCAGAAGCATATGCAGGACATCAAGTACTGGAAGCCCGCGCTGGCCTGCGTCGTCGGGTCCAAGGCCTGCCCCAAGATCGCCAACTGGACTCCCATGGATTACCTCCAGCATGATCTCACGCCAATACAG TCTGGGTGCTGCAAGCCGCCAACATCATGCGCATACAGTGGGGGGATGCCGGTCGGAGCGCAGGATGAGGACTGCTACCAGTGGAACAATGCCCCAAACATCCTATGCTACCAGTGTAACTCGTGCAAGGCCGGCGTGATGGAGCAGGTGCGCCAGGACTGGCACAAGATCTCCGTGCTAAACGTCATCGTGCTCGTCTTCCTCATCTGCATCTGCGCCTGCGGGTGCTGCGCCTTCAGAAACGCCCGCCGCTCTGTCTCCGAGTACCCATACGGGGTAAACCGCATGTCCAAGATCAATCCACGCTGGGACTACTACTG GTGGCGATGGTTCCGCGATAGGAGGGAACAGATGTACTAG